The following nucleotide sequence is from Kiritimatiella glycovorans.
CGGGTCTGGCCGATGCGGTAGGCGCGATCGGTGGCTTGGTTTTCGACGGCGGGGTTCCACCAGGGATCGAAGTGAATGACCGTGTCGGCTCCGGTGAGATTGAGCCCCGTCCCTCCGGCCTTGAGGCTGATCAGGAAGACCGGGATCGAGCGGTCGGTATTGAAACGGCGAACGATCGTCATCCGATCCTTCGTGGAGCCGTCGAGATAACAGTATTCGAGCTTCCGGTCCTCCAGTTCCCGGCGCAGTATCGCGAGCATCGAGGTGAACTGGCTGAAGACGAGGACACGGTGTTCTCCGTCGAGCGCCTCGTCGAGCATCTCGAAGAAGAGATCCATTTTCCCGGAGGGTGCCTTCGCGTCGAGATTGCTGAGCTTGAGCAGATCGAGATGGCAGCAGGTCTGCCGGAGGCGCAGCAGCATCTGGAAGATCTGCATCCGGGACCGCTGGAACCCCTGGTCGGCCACGAGCTTTTCCGCCCGTTTTTTGGACTGCTCCAGGAGCTGTCGGTACACCACCTGCTGGTCCGGCGTGAAGTGGCAGTGCGCCACCTTCTGAATCTTGGGGGGCAGATCGGAGGCGACGTCACGCTTCATCCGGCGCAGCAGGAACGGGTGGATCTTGCGCCGCAGCCTGATCTGCGCCTCGTCCGCCTCGGCGCCGCCACGGGCGATCGGTTTTTCGAAGTCCTCGCGGAAGATTTTATGCGGGCCGAGGTAGCCGGGCATGAGGAAATCCATGATCGACCACAGGTCGGAGACGCTGTTCTCGAGCGGCGTGCCGGTGAGCACCAGGCGGTGGTGGGCGCGGATCTTTTTGGCGGCGATGGCGTTGCGCGTGTTGCGGTTCTTGATGTGCTGGGCCTCGTCGAGAATCGCAATCGAGAAGTCGTGCTCGAGATAGCGGTCGATATCGCGCCGCAGCAGGGCGTAGGAGGTAATGACGAGGTCATGATCCGTTAACGACGGAAAGCGATCGTGGCGCTCCGGACCGGTCAGGTTGAGCGGTTTCAGGTCCGGCGTGAACCGTTGCGCCTCCTCTTCCCAGTTCTCGACCAGGCTCGTAGGGCAGACCACCAGCGCCGGCCCGCCGCGGGCCTCCTCACGGTCCCGTTCCAGCCGCATCCAGGCGAGGGCCTCGACCGTTTTTCCGAGGCCCATCTCGTCGGCGAGGATGCCCGCGCAGCCGGTCTGTTCGAGGAAGCGCAGCCACGACACTCCGGTGCGCTGGTAATCGCGCAGCACCCCTTCGAGTTCCCCGGGCAGTTCGACCGGCTCCATGCGCACATCCCGGTTCTGCCGGCGCGCGCGGTCCAGCCAGTCGGGCGTCGACTGCACGCCGACGCCCTCCAGAGAATCGAGCGAGGACTGCACATAGCCGGTGTAAAGCCCGTCGAGACGGAACGTGCCCGGCCGATTGCCGTCGCGGGCGCGGCACTCCGAAAAGACGCCGTACATCGATTCGATCGCGTCGGCGTCGAGCAGAATGGTCTGGTCGCCGCGCTGGACGTAGGCCTCCCCCTTGCGCAGGGCCTCCTGGACCTCCGACGAGGAAATGCTCGCCCCGCGGTCGCCGGCGAATTCGATCCCGATTTCAAACCAGCCGCCGGAATCGTCGCGTATGTCGATCGAGGGCGTGACCCGTTCGGTCGTGTTCATGGTTTCGGACACCGGGCCCTCCAGTTCGATGCTCCAGCCCTTGCGCCGTATGTGGGGAAGGTCGCGCGCGAAGAAATTGAGCACTTCCCGGCGCCCTTCGATCGACCCCAGGCCGTCGCCGGCTTCTCCTTCGAAACCGAAGCCGGCGAGCAGGTCGAGCGCATCGCTCTCGCCGTGTTCGTTGCGCACCGTGTAGCGAAGCATGTCCTCGGGATCCGGATGCGCGAAGTGACCTTCCGGCGCGGCGCGGCCCGCCACGAGGCGGAGGTCGCCGTAGAGCGCGTAGAGCTTCGCGGTGACCGCTCCGGGGCTTCCTTTGACCACGAGATGGAACGCGGCGGCCTCGGGATCGAAGGTGAACTGATCCTCCGAGATATCCTCGATCACCGGAATGTGGTTTCTGAGCATCGGCAGTTCACGCCGGAAAAAGGCGGGCACCGACTCGCGCGGGATCCGGATCGGTTCTTTATAGATGGAATGCAGCGGTGGAGGGAGCACGTGGGAGAGCGGATGGAAACAGCCGCGGGCAAAGAGCCAGCCGCGCGTTCCCGAGATGATGTAGACCGGAATTTCGCTTTCCGCGCCCTCCGGCAGTTCGGCGTAGATCGAGACCTCCAGCTCGCCGCTGTGCGGATCGAGTCCGATGCGGAGCGAAGACGGTACGGGATCGCAGGCTCTGGTGATCCTGCCGTTGCCGCCCTCAAGCCTCAGCGGCGGATCGGTATCGAGTTCGAGCAGATTGATCAGGTCCGCGGCGCTGACCCCGATATCGCGCCGCGCCGGCCCTTCGCAGATGTCCTCGATCACGTAGAGCAGGTTCTGTTCGTCCCGGCTGAAGGCGAGGGGAGGGGAAGCGGGTATCTCCTCCGGGGCGCGGGGTGGGGCGTCCTCGATCGAGACCTCGCAGCGCAGGGGAATGGGGCCGTTGCGGTCCGGTGCGGTCCAGTTCCGCAACAGGGTGAGGTGCAGCCGGGCCCGGCGGGCACCGGGCGTGCCCGGGTCGACGCGGGGAAGGTAATCCTCTTCACTGTAGCGCGCCATGCGCTCGGCCCGCCGCTGCTCCTCCTCGGCCCGCCGCCGGCGGTCCGGATCCGAGTTCCGCCTCAGCAGGGCCAGCCCCAGTGCGATGACATGGGTGCAGATGACCCCCTGTTCCTGGTTGGCCCGGCAGGGACAGTGATTCTCGATCAGCCCGTCGGGCAGCAGTTCGAACTTGCACCGAAGTCCGCGCGAACCGATGCCCAGCACGCCGTAAACGTACGGCGGGTCGTAGTGGACCCGCTCGACGCGGTTGTTGTCGAAGAGCATCCAGGCGTCCCTGAACGTCCGGGGACCGGCCCACTCGCGCAGCATTTTCTGTGTGAAAGGCAGATTCATGGCGTTATACAATCAGGGCAGGTTACGAAATCGCGGGAGGGCCTCCCAGAATTAATTCATTAAAATAGGGGCGTCCCGCCCCCCTCGCGCTTGACAAATCAAGTCTTCAAACCGATGATCGCCGGCTATGAAATGGTTCCGCAAAAAGCGCGGGAATGACGGGGACGACCCGGATTCCCGATCAAAGGATGAGGCCGGTCAGAACCCGCAAGACGGGCTCTACGGGGGCGGCCCCAAGTACCGCACCCTTCAGGAGGAGATGACCGGACACAAGCGCAGGTCGTCGTACGAGCGTCGCGCCCATTCCCGTCACAGTAAGGAAAAGGTGGATCGCGACGAACAGGAGCGGAACGTGATCCCGCTGCTGTTCCTGTTTAAATGGGCCTGTCTCGCCGCCATCGTCATCGCGGGACTGTGGACGCTCAAATCCTACCTCGCCTCCGGGAACATGCGCCTGAGCGAAGAGCTGCAGGAGACGCAGGCTCAGCTCGAACGGCTGAAGAAGCGCAGCGCGGGCGAGGCCCCGGTCTTCGATATCTCGCGCACGGACCAGATGCCGTTCATGATCAAGAAGTGGAAGGATGCCGACGCGGCCACCCGATCCGCGGTGAACCTGCTCCGGTGGGAAGGTCGCAAGGAGGCGGAACAGCGGCTGCGCGACGCGCTGGAGGCGGACCCCGGACACCAGGAGGCGCGGGTCATGATGGCGCGGATGGCCATGCAGAACGAGGAGCACCTCCGTGCCGTGGACCTGCTGGTCCCGGCCCTGAACACCGATCCGGATCGGCGGGAACTGCGGCTCATGCTCGCGAGTGCGCTCGAGAACGCGCATGAATTCGAGGCTGCCCGGTACGTCGCCGAGTGGATAACCACGGATGAACCGCACAACATTGAGGCCCTGGAAATCGCGGCCCGCGTCCGCTTTCAACTCGGAGACCTGGACAAGGCGCTGGAGCACTACGAAACCATCCTGAAGGTCAATTCAGGCCATATCGAGGCCCTGAACGGCATGGCCAATATCTACTACCAGAAGGAAGAGTACAAAAAGGCGATCCCTCGCTATACGCGGCTGATGGAACTGCAGCCGGATGAATGGCGCCACTACTACCGCGCCGCCGTCTGTAATGCCCAGATGGAGAAACCGGTGCAGTCGGTCATCGCCCTCGAACTCGCTTCCTCCAACTTCGGCGATGCCCGGGTCATCGCATGGCTCGGCGTGGACGAGTTCAACCCGATCCGCGAAAGCCACCTGTTCCAGGGTTTCGCCCAGCGTATGGTCCAGGGCTCCAAGGCGGGCGAGATGGCTTCGGCCGAAGAGGCGCAGAAGAAAAAGAAGAAAGTCATCGAGACGCCCAAGTCGATGAAAGAACTGGAATTCGGCATGAAGGCCTTCGAGGATCAGCTGTTCGAAGAGACCGAATGATGAGTCTTCACGGCTTTTTATCGTAATCCGAAGTTATCATCAGCCTCTCCCCTTCCTGTGAATAACCTGTAAACGGCTTGTAATCCAGACCGTAAAGTCTTCCTCTCGAGCGAGTTAAACGCGGAAGACCCGAAACTCCGACCTCTCGGTTATTCACAAGTCTCACCCGTTCTGTGCGCAAAACCCTGAATTCATCGAAGTCGGTCCCCGCCTTTTCTACTCCTGATAGGATTATGAGCAGGATTGTGATTTCGAACCCGACCCATCACGCTGTCGCGCGAAGACCGCTGGCGGGTCTTACGATCAGTTTCATCTCCGGCCTCTGGCTGGCATCCGTCCTGACCGTGCCGATCTGCGTATGCTGCGTCGCAGGGGCGCTTCTGCTGCTGGCTGCGCTCAGACTGCCCGCCGCGGCGGCGAACGCCGCGCTGGCGCTGGCCGTGATCTGCGTCGCTATGGCGCGAGGCGGAATGGAGCGCGAGAATCGGCCGGAGTTGCTTCACGGTGCGTACTGGAGCAGGGGGCGCCGGGCAGAGCCCGGTCCGCCTGCGGCCGGAATCCGGGAGGGGGCGGCGGAAATACTCCGCCTCGGGCTGGAACCGCATCATGACGAACACGTGCTGCTGCAGGCCCTGCTTCTCGGCAAACGGGACGGGCTGGGACGCGATCGGCTGCGGGTGTATGAGAGGACGGGCACGAGGCATATCTTTGCCCTGTCGGGGCTGCATACGGGACTTCTCTCCCTGCTGTTCATCACGCTGCTGCGCAGCGCGGGGGTGGGGCGGAAGCACTGGATCTTCCTGCTCGCGCCTCTGCTCGCCGGGTTTCTCGCCGTCACGGGCGTGAGGCCCAGCGCCTCCCGGGCCGCGCTGATGGCCCTTCTGTACTGGGGCGCACCCGCCCTGCGGAGAAGACCGGATCCGTGGTCCGCGGTGGCCCTCGCGGCGATGATTGTGCTCATGGTCGATCCCGGACAGCTCGGTTCGCCGGGGTTCATCCTCTCGTTTGTGGCGGTGACCGGAATACTCGCGTGCACCGGAAGATTGAACGAAGCGTTCAGACGATCCGGCATCGCTGACTCATTCAGGTACGTGCCGGGCGCGGTCACGCTCCTGAGCGTGTCGCTTGGAGCCTGGATCGCGCTGGCTCCCTTCTGCGCAGCCTTTTTCGGTCGACTCTGTCCCGCGGCCCCGCTGATCAATACCTGCATCCTGCCCGTGATTACGCTCGTGGTACTCGCGGGGGTGTTATCGCTGACGCTGGGCTGGTTCTGGCCCCTGTGGGCGGAGGTGTACAATCACGCGGCCGGGGTGCTGATCGGCGCGGTGGACCACCTGCTCGCCCGGGCGGCGGAAATGCCCGGGATCTGCTGTGCGGTGGCTCCGCCGTCTGCGACGGATGCGCTGCTCTGGTATTCGGGCTGGGGGATGGCGCTTTTCGCATCCCGGCCCGCCGTGCGCAGGCAGGGGGCCGGTCTGGTCATGCTGGCCGTGGTTGCAACCGCGATACGCGGCCTCCTGGGTCGGATGGCGATTGCGTGATGAGCCGGACCTCAATCCTCCTGCATGGAGAGGTCGTTCATGTCCATCTGCGACAGGAGCTTCTGGAATTCCGTACTGTCGCGGATCACATCGAAGTCGTCCTTGGACATCCAGCCGAGGGCGTAACTGGAATCGACCAGCTGGATGCCGCGCTTGAGCGCGTCCACGGCCACGTTATGATTGCCAAGCTGGATCTCGACCTGCGCGCGGAGAAAATACAGAGGGGCCACTTCGGGAAGCTTCTCGTTCAACCCTCGCAAAATGGCGGCCGCCTTCTTCCAGCGCCCTTCGGAGGTCAGGTAAAGGGCATAAACCTGCGTGGTATCCAGATCGCCGGGATTCAACTGAAGGTAACGTTCAAAATAGGTGATGCTCTCCTCCGGCTGCTTCATCCGGCGGTACAGCAGCGCCAGGTTCTTATAGGACTCGGCGTAGTCCTTGCGGAGATCGAGCGCCTTCTTGAGATAGAACTCGGCCTTTTCATATTGGCCGGCCCCCATGCAGGCGGCCCCGATATTGTTGGCGAGCCGGTATGTGAGCTGCCCGGATTCGGCCGCGCGCTCAAAGGCCGTCACCGCCCGGTCGTAATCCCGCTGCTGCAGGTAGATGTTCCCCAGCGGCTGGTTGAGGCCCCGGAGTTCGGGAAAGATCTTCTGCGCCTTGCTGAAGTGCTCCTCGGCGGCCGCCGTCTTCTGCATCTGAAAGGCCTGTTCCCCCATGATGACATGATAGGCGGCGCGCTTGAGCCAGTGCACGTCGAAGGGGCAGTTCGTGCCGATCTCTTCGAACAGATTGAGATCGCTCTCGTAGTCGAGTACCCAGTCCGTGCCCAGCGACAGCCCGTAGCGCGGGACTTTGTTCTGCGGCGTGCGGAGCTGCGAGGCCCGGTAATCCGCGCTCTGCATCCGGTTCTGAAGGTAGTTGTCGATCAGCAGCCAGACGACGGCAACGATGAACGCAAAGACGACCAGACCGAGAAAGAACGACCAGAACCGGCTCTTGAGGTAATCCTTCCGCCACTGCTGGGGAAGTTCCCGGTCGCGCCCCGCGGACGGCGGACCCGGCTCATGCCCCGAACTGGCCCCCGAATAGATATCACCTTCTTTTTTCTGCATATCGAATCAGATCAACCGTTGGACAAGCGGACATGCGCGCAAACGGTCGCGCGGCATGGCCTCAATTCGTTCTCGATCGGTATTGCGTCACACTCACGATGAAATACTATGCCTCAGCAGGGGGGGGTATGCACAAGAAAAGACGTAAACTATTCATTCTTTCGGGACTGCTGCTGATCGGGGGGGGCACGAGTGCCGCGGAGGACCCCGGCCGAAGCGGGGACGATCGGCCGTACGGCCCCATGGCCAAGTTCACCGCGGTGCTCGAGCAGGTCAGACATCACTACGTAACCACCAACGAATTGCGGTACGAGGAACTGGTGACGCACGCCCTGGACGGGATGCTTCAGGCGCTGGACCCCTACAGCCGCTACATGGAGGACGACGAATACACCCGCATGAAAGACGACATGGAGGGCCGTTTCGGCGGGGTGGGGGTGGTGATCAGTTCGCGCGAGGGCATGCTGACGATCGTGGCCCCCATCGAGGATACCCCCGCGTTCGAGGCGGGTCTTCTGCCCGGCGACCGGATCGTGGCCATCGACGGGGACCCGGTTGAAGGGGTCTCTCTCGATGAGGCGTCCTCGCTGCTCCGGGGCGAGCCCGGAACCCCCGTGAAGCTCAAGGTGTATCGTCCGGAGAACGAAAGCCATCTCTCGATCGAGATCGTCCGCGACGAAATCGAAGTGAGCAGCGTCAAGGACGCGGCGATGGCGGAGGAGGGGATCGCCTACGTCCGCCTGACCCAGTTTGACGAACCGGCGGCGGAGCGGCTGCGGGAAGAACTGCGTACGCTTCGCGACGAGGGCATGAAGGCCCTGGTCCTCGATCTGCGCGGCAATCCCGGCGGATTGCTCCGCTCCGCGGTCACGGTGAGCGAACTTTTTCTGGACCGGGGCGATGACGTGGTGCGCGTCCGCGGCCGCCGCGAGGAAGAGGAGGAAACGTACCGGATCACGCGGCGGCCGGAGTATCCGGACATGCCGATGGCGGTATTGATCAACGGCGGGTCGGCGAGCGCTTCGGAAATCGTCGCCGGCGCGCTGCAGGATCACGACCGCGCCGTCCTCATCGGCGCTCCCAGCTTCGGGAAAGGTTCCGTGCAGTCCCTGCTCCCGCTCGATGACGGTTCGGCCCTGCGGCTTACCACGGCCCTGTACTATACGCCCTCCAACCGCTGCATCCATGAAGTCGGGTTGACGCCGGATATCGAGGTGCCCATGGAGGCCGGGACGTGGCGGCGGATAAGAATGGCGCACCTGCAGGAAGCGGAGGGAGGAGAACCGGACGCTCCCGCCGACCTTCAGATGGAACGCGCGCTGGGCGTGCTGAAGGGCATCCTCATCGACCGCGGGAGGGCGCACTGATCATGCGTATGCTGGCTATCGAGACCTCCTGCGACGAAACCGCGGCCTCCGTGGCCGCAACCGGGCCGCGCATCCTGTCCTCGGCCGTGTACTCCCAGATCGACCGCCACCGCCCGTACGGGGGGGTGGTGCCCGAGATCGCCTCCCGCGATCATCTCCGGAAACTGCCCTCGATCCTCGAACAGGCGCTCCGGGACGCGGACTGCGGGTGGGGGGATATCGATGCGCTGGCCGTAACGCGCGGGCCGGGTCTGGCGAGTTCACTGCTCGTGGGGCTGTCCGCGGCCTGGGGACTGAAGCTCCGGCTCGGTGTTCCGCTCTACGGCGTCAATCATCTCGAGGCCCACCTGCTGTCAACGTTCCTCCCTGAAAACGCGCCCGATCCGGAAGAGGCCTGCCCGATGCTCACCCTGCTGGTCTCCGGAGGCCACACCGCGCTGGTCCGTGTGGACGGGCCGGGGGCCTATCGCGTCCTGGGCCGGACGCTGGATGACGCGGCGGGCGAGGCGCTCGACAAGGGCGCCACGCTCATGGGGCTCGGGTATCCCGGAGGGCCCGCCATCGAGCGGGCGGCCCGGGGCGGGGACCCCCACGCACTGGCGTTTCCCCTGGGGCGGGGCGGGGAGCGATCTCAGCCCTCCGGTTCGCTGGACCCGCGCCTCTGTTTCAGTTTCAGCGGACTGAAGACTTCGCTCCTCTACCGGCTTCGGGACGATCCCGGACTGGCCCGCGGAGACGCATTGAAAGACCTCGCCGCCAGCTACGAATATGCGGTGTGCGAGGCGCTGGCGCTCCGGGTCGAGCGCGCCTGCCGCGAGCCCTCGATCCGGAGCCTCGCCTGCTCCGGCGGCGTCGCGCGCAACCGGCGCCTGCGGGCGCGCCTGGAACAGATCGCCGCCGAAGCAGGACGGCCCGTCTGTCACGCCCCTCCGGAATACTGCACGGATAACGCCGCCATGATCGCCGGCGCCGCGCTCAGCGGAATCGAACGCGACGCCGCCGTGCGGGATCCGCAGGATATCGATCCCGTTCTGGGCGTGGAATGATTGCGCATCCGGGATTCAGTTCGGCTGTAAAACAGAATTCCTGCCTTCACGCATGGGTTCAGTACGAGTACCGCTTCGCTGAGTACGAGTACGATTTTTTCCGGGTGTCCCCGTGTGGAACTCAGGTGCTCCCCGAATGAATGCTCATTCCCCGCGCGGTCTTTCGACTTGACCGCGGGTTAAGATTTGATGAAAGTCAGGAATTGATTTCAGTCGGCAAGGGAAGAGGATGGAACATGCTGAGCCGTCTATTCGGACTTTTTTCCAGTGACATCGGTATTGATCTGGGAACCGCGAACACCCTGGTCTATGTAAGGGACCGGGGTATTGTATTGCGGGAACCCT
It contains:
- the tsaD gene encoding tRNA (adenosine(37)-N6)-threonylcarbamoyltransferase complex transferase subunit TsaD, translating into MMRMLAIETSCDETAASVAATGPRILSSAVYSQIDRHRPYGGVVPEIASRDHLRKLPSILEQALRDADCGWGDIDALAVTRGPGLASSLLVGLSAAWGLKLRLGVPLYGVNHLEAHLLSTFLPENAPDPEEACPMLTLLVSGGHTALVRVDGPGAYRVLGRTLDDAAGEALDKGATLMGLGYPGGPAIERAARGGDPHALAFPLGRGGERSQPSGSLDPRLCFSFSGLKTSLLYRLRDDPGLARGDALKDLAASYEYAVCEALALRVERACREPSIRSLACSGGVARNRRLRARLEQIAAEAGRPVCHAPPEYCTDNAAMIAGAALSGIERDAAVRDPQDIDPVLGVE
- a CDS encoding ComEC/Rec2 family competence protein; this translates as MSRIVISNPTHHAVARRPLAGLTISFISGLWLASVLTVPICVCCVAGALLLLAALRLPAAAANAALALAVICVAMARGGMERENRPELLHGAYWSRGRRAEPGPPAAGIREGAAEILRLGLEPHHDEHVLLQALLLGKRDGLGRDRLRVYERTGTRHIFALSGLHTGLLSLLFITLLRSAGVGRKHWIFLLAPLLAGFLAVTGVRPSASRAALMALLYWGAPALRRRPDPWSAVALAAMIVLMVDPGQLGSPGFILSFVAVTGILACTGRLNEAFRRSGIADSFRYVPGAVTLLSVSLGAWIALAPFCAAFFGRLCPAAPLINTCILPVITLVVLAGVLSLTLGWFWPLWAEVYNHAAGVLIGAVDHLLARAAEMPGICCAVAPPSATDALLWYSGWGMALFASRPAVRRQGAGLVMLAVVATAIRGLLGRMAIA
- a CDS encoding DEAD/DEAH box helicase, producing the protein MNLPFTQKMLREWAGPRTFRDAWMLFDNNRVERVHYDPPYVYGVLGIGSRGLRCKFELLPDGLIENHCPCRANQEQGVICTHVIALGLALLRRNSDPDRRRRAEEEQRRAERMARYSEEDYLPRVDPGTPGARRARLHLTLLRNWTAPDRNGPIPLRCEVSIEDAPPRAPEEIPASPPLAFSRDEQNLLYVIEDICEGPARRDIGVSAADLINLLELDTDPPLRLEGGNGRITRACDPVPSSLRIGLDPHSGELEVSIYAELPEGAESEIPVYIISGTRGWLFARGCFHPLSHVLPPPLHSIYKEPIRIPRESVPAFFRRELPMLRNHIPVIEDISEDQFTFDPEAAAFHLVVKGSPGAVTAKLYALYGDLRLVAGRAAPEGHFAHPDPEDMLRYTVRNEHGESDALDLLAGFGFEGEAGDGLGSIEGRREVLNFFARDLPHIRRKGWSIELEGPVSETMNTTERVTPSIDIRDDSGGWFEIGIEFAGDRGASISSSEVQEALRKGEAYVQRGDQTILLDADAIESMYGVFSECRARDGNRPGTFRLDGLYTGYVQSSLDSLEGVGVQSTPDWLDRARRQNRDVRMEPVELPGELEGVLRDYQRTGVSWLRFLEQTGCAGILADEMGLGKTVEALAWMRLERDREEARGGPALVVCPTSLVENWEEEAQRFTPDLKPLNLTGPERHDRFPSLTDHDLVITSYALLRRDIDRYLEHDFSIAILDEAQHIKNRNTRNAIAAKKIRAHHRLVLTGTPLENSVSDLWSIMDFLMPGYLGPHKIFREDFEKPIARGGAEADEAQIRLRRKIHPFLLRRMKRDVASDLPPKIQKVAHCHFTPDQQVVYRQLLEQSKKRAEKLVADQGFQRSRMQIFQMLLRLRQTCCHLDLLKLSNLDAKAPSGKMDLFFEMLDEALDGEHRVLVFSQFTSMLAILRRELEDRKLEYCYLDGSTKDRMTIVRRFNTDRSIPVFLISLKAGGTGLNLTGADTVIHFDPWWNPAVENQATDRAYRIGQTRTVYDVKLITKNSVEEKVLAMQERKQKIIDATLEQQEESGETLNWDDVKELLEM
- a CDS encoding tetratricopeptide repeat protein, giving the protein MQKKEGDIYSGASSGHEPGPPSAGRDRELPQQWRKDYLKSRFWSFFLGLVVFAFIVAVVWLLIDNYLQNRMQSADYRASQLRTPQNKVPRYGLSLGTDWVLDYESDLNLFEEIGTNCPFDVHWLKRAAYHVIMGEQAFQMQKTAAAEEHFSKAQKIFPELRGLNQPLGNIYLQQRDYDRAVTAFERAAESGQLTYRLANNIGAACMGAGQYEKAEFYLKKALDLRKDYAESYKNLALLYRRMKQPEESITYFERYLQLNPGDLDTTQVYALYLTSEGRWKKAAAILRGLNEKLPEVAPLYFLRAQVEIQLGNHNVAVDALKRGIQLVDSSYALGWMSKDDFDVIRDSTEFQKLLSQMDMNDLSMQED
- a CDS encoding tetratricopeptide repeat protein; the protein is MKWFRKKRGNDGDDPDSRSKDEAGQNPQDGLYGGGPKYRTLQEEMTGHKRRSSYERRAHSRHSKEKVDRDEQERNVIPLLFLFKWACLAAIVIAGLWTLKSYLASGNMRLSEELQETQAQLERLKKRSAGEAPVFDISRTDQMPFMIKKWKDADAATRSAVNLLRWEGRKEAEQRLRDALEADPGHQEARVMMARMAMQNEEHLRAVDLLVPALNTDPDRRELRLMLASALENAHEFEAARYVAEWITTDEPHNIEALEIAARVRFQLGDLDKALEHYETILKVNSGHIEALNGMANIYYQKEEYKKAIPRYTRLMELQPDEWRHYYRAAVCNAQMEKPVQSVIALELASSNFGDARVIAWLGVDEFNPIRESHLFQGFAQRMVQGSKAGEMASAEEAQKKKKKVIETPKSMKELEFGMKAFEDQLFEETE
- a CDS encoding S41 family peptidase translates to MHKKRRKLFILSGLLLIGGGTSAAEDPGRSGDDRPYGPMAKFTAVLEQVRHHYVTTNELRYEELVTHALDGMLQALDPYSRYMEDDEYTRMKDDMEGRFGGVGVVISSREGMLTIVAPIEDTPAFEAGLLPGDRIVAIDGDPVEGVSLDEASSLLRGEPGTPVKLKVYRPENESHLSIEIVRDEIEVSSVKDAAMAEEGIAYVRLTQFDEPAAERLREELRTLRDEGMKALVLDLRGNPGGLLRSAVTVSELFLDRGDDVVRVRGRREEEEETYRITRRPEYPDMPMAVLINGGSASASEIVAGALQDHDRAVLIGAPSFGKGSVQSLLPLDDGSALRLTTALYYTPSNRCIHEVGLTPDIEVPMEAGTWRRIRMAHLQEAEGGEPDAPADLQMERALGVLKGILIDRGRAH